The Ictalurus punctatus breed USDA103 chromosome 28, Coco_2.0, whole genome shotgun sequence DNA window GTCCATatcataatttttaaaatatagtcaACTGCTGTAACCATAATGAATAGCATATGTTTTGTTATTTCTGCAGAGATGAATACATCCACTTATCTGTATTTGCTGTATTCTTACAGTTTGGATCACTCTGCTGCACAGCTAAATCCCTCCACCCACCTTTTCATCATGTCTCCAGTTTTCTCATCTCCCAAATACACGACCGGCTCCACTCTACTCAGCCCTTTTCGGCCATATGACCCCTACGATCCTTATGGTCCCTATAATTCCTACGACCACAGCCAGACTTTTATCTCTCAAGGTCATCCTCAGCCCTCCAGATATTCGCCCTCTACATCACGCTACTTTTTCCCCAGCTCATGTCCAGCCCAAGTAGCCCTCTCCCTCCCTAACGAGCGAGGGCGAGCTGTACCCCGTGCCAACCCCCATGAAATTTTCCGCAGCGAGAGCTCAGGCCGTATGCAGGCCAAAGGTCAAATCCCACGGTCGAATGGGATACGACGTCGATCACCATCACAGGGGTGGCACCGCTCGGTGAACCAGTTGGACCTGGCGCAGGAATTGGCAATGGTAGAGCTGTGTGGGCACAGTGAGGGCGGGAAAGGACCATTAAGGGCGGTTTCTTTTGGGGAGAATACCAGTCGGGCATTTGGCAGCTGCTCAGGACCATTCTACTGGAGCTCTGAGGTAAGaattagaaaatataaaattacacaaatgagcctaaatagttttaatatactctctctctctctctctctctctctctctctctctctctctctctctctctctctctcttgctgtctctctctctcacacacacacacacacacacccatctgACTTTTCTGCTAAATGCTATACTCTCTCAtcaacagaaaccaaaacaaacacacccaGACATAATAGCTTTGTACATTGtacaaacataaaacatttccacaatACACAAAGTGCACAGGAGCAGCTTGTGAAAAAGAAGGTTTGTGTTCTGGAATGGCAGTGAAAATTTGTGTCATGTCCTGAGAATTACCCAGTCATTTCTGGTAGTGGGACAGGACCACCGAATGGGCAATAAATTCAACATTGCAACGTTCATAAAATGGCAAacataatattatttacattatcatcatcattattatttacatttatttaacattatttcttattgtattttatatcaCGTTAACTAAAAACTAAGCTAACAAGTTTACTGTTACCTCAGGATGGAAACTAACGTAGATTAAATAAAACTTAGTCATGGGTCAGGCTTCCATTATCCGCCATTGTTTTGCCGCAATGACTTCTGGGACTTCAAGTGAGTTCGGTGCGCTCAAGTCTGCATCCGATGCATCCTTGATATCAAGACCTCCTGGTAATTTCATTCATCCTCGGTATTTGCATTCATGAGTACTGGAATTTAACTTCAGCTGTGGATGATGACGTAGAACCAGTACACAAGGACGCAGGACCGGGTAAGAACGCATATTGTGAAGCATCTACTCTTTAGTGCTGAGCTTCTTCCTGCAATGTGTTACAGTGTCGGAGACACTTGTAGGTGGATTTTTGGGAAACTCCcccatgcagaacatttcagctTTATACTGTCAGGTGGCAGTCAGAATAtttaaaaccattagaattgtttatttgaaaagcaaatACTAAATGTTAAGCAAGATCGTAGGCAcaaaacaggcaagggtcaagtGATGTACTAACCAACTAAATCAGGCAAGGCATGAGAGTCAAAAACCAGAATAACACACAGGATATAAGGCTTGGTAATGTCAGGCAAGGATGCAATGAGCTGATACTTCACAGAGAGCTGTTGGTTTGTCTGGGTATTTATGCAGTGTTCATGATTaagtccaggtgtgtgtgatgagtaaGATGGTGACCGAGAATGTGACAGAGGGCTACCTAGGTCGTGAATCAGTGTACTGTATACATGAGTATGGGTTTATTGTATACACTGGTAAGGAcactggctcactacacattaggacactgataactcaatttcTGATGACATGACTACGTACTTGTGTTGTAAAACGTgaccaaaaattaaaaacattcaaacattTAAGTTGTaggtcatataaatttgttagtataatcacacacctttctgtcatggtacttcaagtagGATTGTaagctagctagtggatttttttaaaatttaatcaGTAAAGACACTTACAGTTGcagtcggaagtttacatacactcaccatcctctttttcagatctgCACTGTGCTCCTTGGGCTTTCCCATAGTACTGTGTGTTTGTCAATCCAATGAGTGCTGTCAAACAAACCCTTTTTATGTTGGCACAGAGAAGCTGTCAGCTGTAGTCAATCATtcactaacaggaaattaagaggGCTTGGTCTTGGTaaattaaaggacattttgaAACTTTCAGAGCCACTGAATTAATAATctaagtgtttgtatgtatatttttgaccctgtatgtataattttggtccggtgttgattacagaaaactccaaatgaattaaaacttgtgaaccaaattctttttctttttatttttaattattattaaatatgtatGTTGTGcaatcattctgccccagaaaaagaaTAGTTCAAAGGaattattgaaagcccaatattgccatgacattcatgtccatgatgagtgtatgtaagTAAACTTCCGACTGCAACTGTAAATCTTAAGCAAACCATATATAGAACATCaactaaagtaaaaaaaaaaaaatcgctaaTCTAAGTAATCATAGGAGAAACGATGTTGGCTAAGAGTTCGTCCGCCATTTTTTTTCGAGCTGAAAGGCTTCACAAAATATGATGTCATTTCGAGTAAGGGAACATAGCTAGCATCGGTGCTCTCCGGTTTTTGATGcattgtgtgatttttttttttagggagtgaacattccagtgcactggaaagattttgcaattgagacaacCCTCAAAATGGCcaactccctgatcagtgcccggattactgaactagggagctgattaaGACACACTGAGAGATTATGTGTGTTGGGTGTTGTAGTCCGTGGCAGTCATTTCTTTAAGTCGCAAAGCAGACTATGATTTGGATTTATATTTTGGGTCATTATGTTGTTGAAAGATCAATCTATAGTCTAAAACCTTActtcctggcagaggcagtaTTAAACAGAAATCTTGATGCCACAGAAATCGCACCACAATATTTACAGAGCATTTTTTCTTGTACATATTTCTAACTGCTGTGAAAGCCCTAGTATCACTATGCCTCTTAAAATACCTTGTTCattgatgttaaaaaaaaacaaaacaaaacaaaaaaaaacacgacacaCTGTGAAAAGACAGCACTCACTTTGTAGTGGGCGCCACACAAAGCAACTGCTTTTAAAATGCAGTTTACTTTATAATTTACTTTATATTCTATAACTTAATGTTACATAACATGCCACTTCAGCTCCAGTTTGTGCATAAAGTTTCTTTCCCCTTTATTTCAAAGGCTTGATGATTAAGAGCTTTAAGATAATTTGGCTTCAGACAGctataaaaaattataagcAAGCTTAGACTTGCAACTTGTTTCACACTCGCAGGTCACACTTTCGTGCAAGCACACTTGGGGTTAAACCCTAATTAACACCCAGAGCCCTTCCTTCTACCTTTTAATAAGAAGCTCAATACTGTACATGCATGCACAAACATGTATATGCAAACTCGGACATAAAAACTAGTATTTGTTGATGTGCAATTATAGTGGCACACCCGGGTACATTTTATTGTGCTGATAGAGACATTTTTGTGCATGATTTTGCTGCACTGTCAGTAAGACTTGTAATGCTACAAACTGATCACTAGAGGACGCTCATTTTTATGAGTTGTGAATTCTGTTGAATCCTATGAAGTTCAGATTGTGCCAAAAGGCTTGAACAAAAATTCTgcaaatagaaaatagaaagatCTGCAAGTAAAATAAGTATCAAATTCAACACATATGTGTTACAAAtgttaaaagataaataaaataattctcataattttcctgtttttttttttttttcaattctttGTGAATTTTgctgatttattaaaaaataatatattttctgGATGTTTTCTGACTTTTGGCACATTTTTCTCCTCACATTTTCAAAAGCAGACATACACTTTAAATGTCCATTGGTCAACTGGAATTTAGAGTAAatccttgtttttatttatttatttaaaaaaaaaaatttaaccttCATAATTTTGCTAAATATTTTCTTGGCACACCTGAATGTTTGGCtgacaataaaaaatatatttctgaccAAAACTGATACTGAAAAATTATCAAATGTTCCCAGTTTAATGTATACCCTTATATAGTAACATTGGCCAATTTGTACATCTTGGTGAACTTGTTTAACTGCTTTTACAGTTACATAACTGGAAGATATTTATAACAGACTAggtcaggggttcccaaacttttccaggacAAGGCCCcacaaatggcattaacatttgaccgaggccccccttttgcaagatctCTTTAAAACACGttagaaatacagacttctgaatatatcccccttttttttattaataattaataattacatcttaaatctttacattacattacattaggaattgattgtgtgtgtgtgcgtgtgtgtgtgcgtgtgtgtgtggttgtctgagagtgagaaagagaaaacatactagtgggagggatgggcacaccaaattgttgaggccccccgggcgccccctggtggcctccactttgaaaaccactgaactAATCAACATATAGTAGTACAATCATTACTTTTTCCTActcattaaaattatttacaaacatTCATAGGGTTAAAGAGCAGTTATATTCCCTGCTAGGTTTTATGAGTATGTTCTCTTGAAAGGGGAATACATGTCACGGCAGGAAAACATAATACCTACCTATGCCCACAGGCTGGCTCAACAGTGTATCACTTAAAAGACAAAATCATGGCATGTAATTAGTAAAGATGTCTGTATGATTTTTTCTCCCCTTTTGTGTTTCTTCGTGATAGCGGTCAATCTAAAATTCTAAAATTTACATTATCCTGTCTTCTTGACTGATTGAACATGAATGTATCCTGCAACTGAAGTTAAACTTTTGTGTCACAATTTACTAAATATGGATATTGtattgttgatgttgatgttaaggtaaatattaacatttatgtTGGTTTTGTGACATGGAATCAATGTGAATATTTTCTAAGACATTACAGTCATCATCTACTTTAATGgtaacacctgctcatttatgcagttatccaatcagccaatcatgtggcagcagcacaatgcacaaaatgatgcagatacaggtcaagaccttcagttattgttcacaacaaatatcagaatgaggaaaaatgtaatctctgtgactttatccgtggcatggttgttggtttgagtatttcagagactcctgatctcctgggaatttacACACacgacagtctctagagtttacacagaatggtgcgataAAAAACATCCTGTCTGTGGAGGGTCTGCAAGATCTCGGAATCTGGCACCAaaaaccatgccacagttaaagtcacagagatcacactttttccccattctgatgtttgatgtgaacattaactgaagctcttgattttatgcattgtgctgctgccacatgattggctgattggataaccgGATAAATGTGCAGATATACAGGTGTACCTATTAAGGTAGACACTGAATGTAGGTTTGGGCTTCTGTAAGTATAAATTTGTTGTACTACACATGGGTGGTACAGTGGTGTACTGGATAGCATTGCCAACTCACAACTCCAGTCTCCAGTTCAGTTCTAAGCTTggagtactgtgtgtgtgtgtgtgtgtgtgtgtgtgtgtgtgtgtgtgtgtgtgtgtgtgtgtgtgtgtctgtgcagggTTTCTTTGCATGTTTTCACTACATGTGTGCAAGtttttggtttcctcccactgtccaaaaacatgccaggaaGTACATTAGGTGTACTAAACTGCCCATAAGTGTGACTGAGTACATGATTGTGTATGCATGGTGTCCTGCGATGAACTCCCATCTTCCTCCCAGTACTCGTGGGATAGGCTTCATATCAGGTATGACCCTGACCATTATAAAACGGTTACtaaaggtgaatgaatgaatgtatagtGATACATGTGCAATGGGATTTTCATAGAATTATTAGCTAATCAGGTAAGAGATCTGGAGAAAAATATAGCAAGGTAGAGCTATGTGGTATAGTCTCACATTTTCACAGTGAATGGAAACAGTATGTAGTATGTGAGTTTTAattgttgttctgtttttttattttgattaagaaaacaaaagaatgaaAATATATAGAATAATCCTTTTGAGCAGCAGTGCTTCTAAATGAATAACATGTTTGTTAAAGCAACTCCAAAGCAGTGACCATTTTCCACTAGTCGCCCAAACTTGGCAGAAccactatgtttttttttttccagtggtTCCTGGAAAAATACTCAAAATGCCAATGTTCAGTAATGTTCATTTCTGTTCCAGATGGTTCAGTGCATTCCAGAAACATCTGTCAAACTGCACGTTTCAGTAATGTTCAGTTCTGTTCCAGTAGGTTCAGTGCATTCCAGAAACATCTGTCAAACTGCATGCTTCAGTGATGTTCAGTTCTGTTCCAGTAGGTTCAGTGCATTCCAGGAACATCTGTCAAACGGTATGCTTCAGTTATGTTCAGTACTGTTTCCGTATGTACAGTGTGTTCACAAAAGACCAGAACATCAGTAGAAATCTCTTGAACTTGAACTATCTTGAGCACTCGAATACATTTTACTCAGATGATACaataaaggaacatgttttGTGTTGGTGCACATCACGGCCCTGGCTTCACTAGAGGGCAGTCTTTGTTTACTGATGCTGCTACCAAATGTAATACCTTTCTTGGAAGTAATAACACATTGCTGTATGAACTTAATAATTATACCTAAACAGATAAGAGGAAAATACAGCATGGTATtgctatatatttatataatgcaTGTAAATAGACCTAATAGAGTGTACATTTATAATGTATGCGCAAGTATACCTGATATAGATTGTCTTACAAAACAAATgatcattcatttaattaacaGAATAAATCCAGTGCTATTAGCTTCCATGCAAGCAGCTTGAATTGGGCAGAGATACTACATCTTTTACAGACATTACAAGAAATTATTGTACAGTGCCAGGCCTGGCCATTTTCAGCACGGTTCAGTGCCAGGAGCAGTGTCCAGCCGAGTCTACCATAAACAAGACACGGTCAACATCACAGGCTCTAATCGAATGTCCCAGAACAATAGATTTGACCGTTTTCTACATTTTGTGCATTCGTACACAATTTGAAGGGGGGCGTTCACTATCATATACTATGCATTATTGTAGCCTTATCAAAGAATAATTGACACATTAGCCATACTAGTTAATGATAACACAGACTGAACTCCTAGTAACCAATTTTATCACTACCTAATGCATTTAAAGTGCTTAATGTTGATGTTGAGCAATACTTGAGCTATCTATCAACAGTCTGTTGAGGCATTAGGAACTTTTACATTGCTATGGTGCTTCCCTGTGGCTTGTCAAAGGTTGTATAAGAGaataatatactatattataatttatatacagtgccctccactaatattgttgaaccttttgatcttttgcttaaaaaaattcacaaaaatactctgctctcatgaatatcaaaacattgcaaataaaacacaggtttatctcAACAAATAATCTTTGTATAagtgtgcaaaaattattggcaccctattattatttcattcaacactttgtgctacttccctttgcaaagataacagctctgagtcttctcctatgatgcctgatgaggttggagaatacatggcaagggatctgagaccattcctccatacagaatcgcTCCAGATCCTTcgcatttcgaggtccacactggtggactctcctcttcagttcagcaCACAGGTTTTTTATGGGTTCCAAGTCAGGacactgggatggccatggcaggacttTGATTTTAtgttcagtaaaccatttttgtgttgattttgatgtatattttggatcattgtcctgctggaagatccaaccacggcccattttcagctttctggcagaggcagtcaggttttcatttaatgttgatatttgatagagtctatgatgccatgtatcataataaattgtcaaggtcctctggcagaaaaacagccccaaaacattacagagtcaccaccatatttaaccatgggcacaGGGCCAGTTCTAGACATTTGGAGGCTCTAGGCAAAATTTATGTTGGAGGACCCATGCTCTCCTTCTCCCCTCCACCTTTCCCTCCCACTATTTGGGATAAAGAACAGTTTTGCCTACTCTATAcagtaaaatgaaaagaaaaaatattcaaGACAACATTACATTGCcaaaaaataattacagatgAACACTCCCTGGACACCACTTCagtaaataaacatcagtgcctttatcatttttttcctAGCTGGGTATGGACAGGATTTCCCCCTCCTATTGAGTCATATTATGTATTGAAGTACAATACCTTAAATGTGCGCTATATACACAAATCAACTGCtagtggaagtgaaagagaTGCTCAGAAAGAATAGTTCCTTTCTTCATAAAATTGTatgctatttttttatttatttttataaatacaacAACGGTATTTATGTTTTGAAAAGTAAAATGAAGTATTATGTTAGAGCAGGAATGTAAACATCAGTGGAATTTCAAAGATATACAGACAGTTGaggtactttttttttgaaaCAGTAAAAAATGCTCTAGTGTGTTTGCTCATTGACTTCTACAGACTTCTTTACGTTTACTTTAGTATTTTGCTAGTCAGCTCCCGAAGTAACGTCACTGTACATGCAATTCAAAGTGTCTGGCAGTCTCAATGCGTCGAATGCGCTCCCGCTCTTTTGAATTCAGAATAAACCGCCAAATGATCCATCCTGAAATGACTCTGATCGACAGAACAAGGCCAGTTAATTTTTAGAATACATTACAGTCACTCCAAATAGATGATGACAACTCACACACTTGAATCATGAGCTGCACTTTCTTTGCTTGCCGGTTTAGCCTTTTGCTTAGCAGCCCCTGAAGGATGTGTTTGTTTCGGCGCCATCATAAgtcattgaaaaaaaagaaaaattgcatttttgcattttgttcatcTCTTCATACAGTCAGAGGGTTGGACCCACTTTGAAACAGTGACATTAATTGGTTTCACTACAGGTGAGTGACAATTCATATATATCCAATGGACAAAGAGCCTAGACTTTTGCTGCCCGTCTTGATTGGTAGACTAGCGTATAGGGATGTTATGGTTATGGAGGGCCTGCCTGCAAGCCCGAGGCCCTAGACAATTGCTTACTCTGCCTAAAGGTAGTGCCGGcccttttccatatggctacctctgacttcggattgtagttttggagattttctgaccccaagacgaaACTAACTTCtccaattctccagctgtgatccttggagattttttggccactcaaaccgtcctcttcacagtgcattcaCACAATATAGACActcatccaatt harbors:
- the LOC124626488 gene encoding uncharacterized protein LOC124626488; the protein is MCASFWFPPTVQKHARKYIRCTKLPISVTEYMIVYAWCPAMNSHLPPSTRGIGFISVGSVHSRNICQTACFSDVQFCSSRFSAFQEHLSNERKTYNRKQQIARMENWGIRMPPTFVEYFAMLRQQAEDQQAVLRKQQVARNYPGFNLPMPRHANRSRSPGNSGSLWSGLVPSPTLPPPE